From a region of the Vanrija pseudolonga chromosome 2, complete sequence genome:
- the nuc-2 gene encoding Ankyrin repeat protein nuc-2 has translation MKFGKSIVASQVPGWADYYLNYKALKKIINSLAAGRPASEAALLSRGGRPSKRRLSDALPSDTSAPFSPAPSDTATPVFAPAAEPPSTDVGDLEPLPPEAEAPAPGGSRNLLSGGAGANGAADRGESFKAHRDVFFFTLQRELEKINAFYLIKERDLRLRLLTLLSNRKRLLRTQRELVADGHDIGEEGGKRSAEWASLEEGWRLFERDLGKLQGFIEINATGFRKILKKWDKRSKSNTKELYIERQVEVQPCFNREFIAKLSDIVAANLLDIENGSDHLTASFFAAELPEAVGDDGLAFDRSDNESDPGEVLASDALFDLEVNLPKTIEAGRDAFARWVKHTRKVLNKDKRGEGRAMRVLWRAALTAPDDYLDLLFNPNLDFNFVDKINDRTPLHQAAIAGSLRLVELCIANSPELIERQDAYARRPLHYASMHGHPSIVSLLLSSHADPSATDQDGYTPLMHAITQGHLEVVRIFVQSGEPVNLEPTAISTDLIPLSLACQYGHVEVARLLLERGAKVRPNSEGLFPMHFAAKAGHEAICRLLVEAGGPDGGGKDKQDKYNMWTPIHHAAVGGRQEHLDCIKVLVAAGCDVNVVDEYGKAPGWYAAWFGHVKLLNFLIASGAKLATKETEIRGMENLGLAADPQMDALSPGSDIELDPPLGDDFELIPSLSLPPPIIPLRVYGHEFLAKRCLVQLSLGHPFKRGHEKTPPVKLYSRSSQDNLHLWSSLKLVMTSKSDTSVVPHSVILPLADEREVFSFQVQSLDKFTLEVSLYPTFGSKVIGRAVILPSTFLGIQDHKGIVAPLLDHHLKTIGEVAFEVSCIRPFEGAQLEIGGRVETYWKSKVTPSNATQDHAHQFQSHRPIGVTAQSPAVRPSAVVVPSQVEPAHVTASSLSGDYVRLIVQVTKDGVPVVYPDFKLPVPGLDIGVSDVTFAQFDAMAKDRGLTLPTSATATTAQEWRTVLAKSMTSVERILALVPADVGINLCLLYTRKFDAHAVGVGSSLEVNGFVDAVLQVVYDAGKLSPGRKILFSSFDPTVCTALNWKQPNYAVFFASFCGIDRNQTAEGAKLVSGPPDTEPDTRCLSVREAVNFAKVTNLLGVILEATTLAAVPSLVASVKDAGLLLAGFGQESDLTKLRQGASDGRTVDAFCSDGIMTLVI, from the exons ATGAAG TTCGGCAAGAGCATCGTTGCATCCCAGGTGCCAGGATGGGCAGACTACTACCTAAACTACAAG gcgctcaagaagatcatcaactcgctcgcggccggccggccggcgtccgaggccgcgctcctctcgcgcggcggccgcccgTCCAAGCGCCGCCTGTCGGACGCCCTCCCGAGCGACACGAGCGCGCCCTTCTCCCCTGCGCCGagcgacacggcgacgccagtattcgcgcccgccgccgagcccccGTCGACAGatgtcggcgacctcgagcccctcccgccagaggccgaggcgccggccCCGGGCGGCTCGCGTAATCTCCTCTcggggggcgcgggggccaacggcgccgccgataGAGGCGAGAGCTTCAAGGCCCACCGCgacgtcttcttcttcaccCTGCAGAGAGAGTTGGAGAAG ATCAACGCCTTCTACCTCATCAAGGAGAGGGATCTCCGACTACGCCTCCTCACCCTTCTATCAAACCGGAAACGCCTTCTTCGCACCCAGCGCGAGCTTGTTGCCGACGGCCACGATattggcgaggagggcggcaagcGCAGCGCCGAGTGGGCGAGTCTGGAGGAGGGATGGAGATTAttcgagcgcgacctcggcaagctccAAGGCTTCATCGAGATCAACGCTACTGGATTCCGCAAGATCTTAAAAAAGTGGGACAAGAGGAGTAAGAGCAACACCAAGGAGCTCTACATCGAgcgccaggtcgaggtcCAGCCGTGCTTCAACCGCGAGTTCATCGCCAAGCTCTCCGACATTGTCGCTGCCAACCTGCTCGACATTGAGAATGGCTCGGACCACCTCACGGCTtccttcttcgccgccgagctccccGAGGCTGTGGGCGACGATGGGCTCGCCTTTGACAGGTCGGACAACGAGTCGGACCCTGGAGAGGTTctcgccagcgacgccctgttcgacctcgaggtcaaCCTCCCCAAGACGATCGaggccggccgcgacgcgttcGCGCGCTGGGTCAAGCACACGCGCAAGGTCCTCAACAAGgacaagcgcggcgagggccgtGCCATGCGCGTCCTCTGGCGCGCAGCGCTCACCGCCCCTGACGactacctcgacctcctcttCAACCCCAACCTAGACTTCAACTTTGTGGACAAGATCAACGACCGCACGCCGCTCCACCAGGCCGCTATCGCCGGCTcgctccgtctcgtcgagTTGTGTATCGCCAACTCACCCGAGCTCATCGAGCGCCAGGATGCCTACGCGCGTCGCCCGCTCCACTACGCTTCGATGCACGGCCACCCGTCCATCGTGTCCCTGCTCCTCTCATCCCACGCAGACCCCTCGGCCACGGACCAGGATGGCTACACACCGCTCATGCACGCCATCACCCAGGGCCACCTCGAGGTTGTCCGCATCTTTGTCCAATCAGGCGAGCCCGTCAACCTCGAGCCTACCGCCATCTCCACCGACCTCATCCCTCTTTCACTTGCATGCCAGTACGgccacgtcgaggtcgctaGACTactgctcgagcgcggcgcaaAGGTCAGGCCCAACTCGGAAGGTCTCTTCCCCATGCACTTTGCCGCCAAGGCTGGTCACGAGGCTATCTGCAGACTACTTGTCGAGGCCGGTGGacccgacggcggcggcaaggacaagCAGGACAAGTACAACATGTGGACGCCGATTCACCACGCTGCCGTTGGTGGTCGCCAGGAGCACCTCGACTGCATCAAGGTCCTGGTTGCCGCTGGCTGCGACGTCAACGTTGTCGACGAGTACGGCAAGGCCCCCGGATGGTACGCTGCATGGTTTGGCCACGTCAAGCTCCTCAACTTTTTGATCGCGTCTGGCGCCAAGCTTGCCACCAAGGAGACCGAAATCCGTGGCATGGAGAACCTTGGTCTCGCTGCCGACCCTCAGATGGACGCCCTGTCGCCCGGCTCGgacatcgagctcgaccctCCACTTGGCGACGACTTTGAGCTCATCCCGtcgctctccctcccccctcccatCATCCCTCTCCGTGTCTACGGCCACGAGTTCCTTGCCAAGCGCTGTCTCGTCCAGCTCTCCCTCGGCCACCCCTTCAAGCGCGGCCACGAGAAGACACCTCCAGTAAAGCTCTactcgcgcagcagccaggaCAACCTCCACCTGTGGTCGTCGCTGAAGCTGGTCATGACGTCCAAGTCGGACACCTCAGTTGTGCCTCACAGCGTCATCCTGCCtcttgccgacgagcgcgaggtctTCTCGTTCCAGGTGCAGTCGTTGGACAAGTTCACCCTCGAGGTGTCTCTGTACCCTACCTTTGGCTCCAAGGTCATTGGTCGCGCCGTCATCCTCCCTTCCACGTTCCTCGGTATCCAGGACCACAAGGGTATCGTCGCACCTCtgctcgaccaccacctcaaGACTATCGGAGAGGTGGCCTTCGAGGTTAGCTGTATCCGGCCGTTCGAGGGCGCACAGCTCGAAATTGGTGGTCGTGTCGAGACGTACTGGAAGAGCAAGGTCACGCCATCAAACGCGACTCAGGATCACGCCCACCAGTTCCAGTCTCACCGTCCCATCGGCGTGACGGCTCAGTCGCCTGCTGTTCGCCCCTCCGCGGTTGTCGTCCCTTCGCAGGTCGAGCCGGCCCATGTCACGGCCAGCTCGCTTTCCGGTGACTACGTCCGCCTCATCGTGCAGGTTACAAAAGACGGTGTGCCTGTTGTCTACCCCGACTTCAAGCTCCCCGTTCCAGGCCTCGACATTGGCGTCTCTGATGTCACGTTCGCCCAGTTCGACGCCATGGCCAAGGACCGCGGCCTGACACTAcccacgagcgcgacggcgacgaccgcgcAGGAGTGGCGCACTGTCCTCGCCAAGTCGATGACCTCGGTTGAACGcatcctcgcccttgtcCCCGCCGATGTCGGCATCAACCTGTGCCTCTTGTACACGCGCAAGTTTGACGCTCACGCTGTCGGTgtcggctcgtcgctcgaggtCAACGGCTTTGTCGACGCGGTGCTGCAGGTTGTCTACGACGCCGGCAAGCTGTCACCTGGCCGCAAGATTCTCTTCTCGTCGTTTGACCCGACTGTGTGCACGGCACTCAACTGGAAGCAGCCAAACTACGCCGTGTTCTTCGCGTCCTTCTGTGGCATTGACCGGAATCAAACAGCCGAGGGCGCCAAGCTCGTTTCTGGCCCACCCGACACGGAGCCAGACACAAGATGTCTGTCGGTGCGCGAGGCTGTCAACTTTGCAAAGGTCACCAACCTGCTCGGTGTTATTCTCGAGGCAACAACGCTCGCGGCTGTCCCGTCCCTGGTGGCAAGTGTCAAGGACGCagggctgctgctggcagGCTTTGGTCAGGAGTCGGATTTGACCAAGTTGAGGCAAGGTGCAAGTGACGGCCGGACGGTGGACGCGTTCTGTAGCGATGG AATCATGACGCTCGTTATATAG
- the AYR1 gene encoding NADPH-dependent 1-acyldihydroxyacetone phosphate reductase, translating into MPATPPRVALITGCSEPTSLGAHLALELKRRGFRVFASARKLSTMDALKAEGLDTIELDVVSADSIVAALAHITAEAGRLDVLVNNAGISGLAPLLDTDIARMKALYDVNVFGPLAMVQAFAGLLSAGAKEAGRDSVVINVGSGSVNGFPCLGAYGSFKAALQIMSDVLRREVKSLHIRVITLELYGVQTAMADGHKTFDITRATLSGFYDTPTVKEKANTLFSERMANNPTSPQVAKQLADAILASSPPLKMWAGGEALPGRFVMPALPVWVMDSIVARMFAKIL; encoded by the exons aTGCCCGCCACACCCCCGCGCGTAGCCCTCATAACGGGCTGCTCCGAGCCGAcgagcctcggcgcgcacctcgccctcgagctcaagcggCGCGGGTTTAGGGTGttcgcgagcgcgcgcaagctGTCGACGATggacgcgctcaaggccgagggtcTGGAC AcgatcgagctcgacgtcgtcagcgccgactcgatcgtggccgcgctggcgcatatcacggccgaggccggccgcctcgacgtgctcgttAACAAT GCAGGCATATCCGGCCTCGCGCCCCTCCTCGACACGGACATTGCGCGCATGAAGGCCCTGTACGACGTCAACGTCTTTGGCCCGCTGGCCATGGTGCAGGCGTTCGCGGGGCTGctgtcggccggcgcgaagGAGGCCGGGCGGGACAGCGTCGTGATCAACGTCGGCAGCGGGTCCGTGAACGGCTTTCCGTGCCTCGGGGCATATGGGTCGTTCAAG GCTGCGTTGCAGATCATGTCCGAcgtgctgcggcgcgaggttAAGAGCCTGCACATTCGCGTGATCACGCTAGAGCTTT ACGGCGTGCAGACGGCCATGGCAGACGGCCACAAGACCTTCGACATCACCCGCGCGACCCTCTCAGGCTTCTACGACACGCCGACCGTCAAAGAAAAGGCCAACACACTCTTCTCGGAGCGCATGGCCAACAACCCCACCTCACCGCAGGTAgccaagcagctcgcggacgccatcctcgcctCCAGCCCGCCGCTCAAGATGTGGGCCGGGGGCGAGGCTCTGCCTGGGCGGTTCGTGATGCCTGCCCTGCCGGTTTGGGTTATGGACAGTATTGTCGCGCGCATGTTTGCCAAGATTCTGTGA
- the Ren1 gene encoding Renin — translation MVLSSLLFFAASAAASPLAQRGLPPSGVAVANYGPDLAYTVQLKVGTPAQTLTFLVDTGSADLWVLSSAVASSTGSSSAGFNSGHSSSFALNSAAGAFDNVYASGEAQGQWANDVVCLGSQCVRQAFALANARSPGLINNPIGFSFAGTPIAGILGLDFGQPLVAQAQTPLWQQLAANWADKQFGLGLSRGPTDYFAAPFSTPGKTGSTLTLGGTNAALYTGSINYIPVPATTDFWRVPLGGVTVGSATVATGVYGSPLWAAFDSGSATIAGYPSSVAEIYGAIPGAWLSPQGYAVPCDGVSPGSTAGVPALGISFQLGGQSYALADADAIQFAVPSAFFAGQGVTPPGSANQWCIGSIQPYSPWPATLPPAFILGTPFLKNWYSAYRSRPPAIGLAKSR, via the exons ATGGTCCTCTCCAGCCTCCTCTTCttcgcagcgagcgccgcggcctcgcccctcgcgcagcgcggtCTCCCCCCCTCTGGCGTCGC CGTGGCCAACTACGGCCCCGACCTCGCATACACGGTGCAGCTCAAGGTCGGCACGCCCGCGCAGACGCTCACGttcctcgtcgacacgggCTCGGCCGACCTGTGGGTGCTGAGCTCGGCTGTGGCGTCGTCCactggctcgtcgagcgcgggctTCAACAGCGGCCACTCGAGCTCGTTCGCGCTCAACTCGGCCGCGGGCGCTTTCGACAACGTGTacgcgagcggcgaggcgcaggGGCAGTGGGCGAACGACGTGGTTTGTCTTGGCAGCCAGTGTGTGCGCCAGGCGTTTG cgCTCGCTAACGCCCGCTCGCCAGGCCTCATCAACAACCCCATCGGCTTCAGCTTCGCCGGTACGCCCATCGCCggcatcctcggcctcgactttggccagccgctcgtcgcgcaggcccAGACGCCGCTGTggcagcagctggccgcCAACTGGGCCGACAAGCAGTTCGGCCTGGGGCTGTCGCGCGGCCCGACCGACTACTTTGCCGCGCCGTTCTCCACGCCCGGCAAGACGGGCTCGACGCTGACTCTGGG CGGCACCAACGCCGCCCTGTACACCGGCTCGATCAACTACATCCCCGTGCCCGCCACGACCGACTTCTGGCGCGtgcccctcggcggcgtgactGTCGGCTCAGCGACCGTCGCGACGGGCGTGTACGGCTCGCCCTTGTGGGCCGCGTTCGACTCTGGCAGCGCCACGATCGCAGGCTACCCGTCGTCCGTGGCCGAGATCTACGGTGCGATTCCGGGCGCGTGGCTCTCGCCCCAGGGGTACGCGGTGCCGTGTGACGGCGTGTCGCCGGGCAGTaccgccggcgtgcccgccctcggcatcagcttccagctcggcggACAGAGCTatgcgctcgccgacgccgacgcgatcCAGTTCGCCGTCCCGAGCGCGTTCTTCGCGGGCCAGGGCGTCACCCCGCCTGGCAGCGCCAACCAGTGGTGCATCGGCTCCATCCAGCCATACTCGCCCTGGCCGGCAACCCTCCCGCCCGCGTTcatcctcggcacgccgTTCCTCAAGAACTGGTACTCGGCGTACCGCTCCAGACCGCCCGCGATCGGCCTCGCCAAGTCGCGCTAA